In Verrucomicrobiia bacterium, the following are encoded in one genomic region:
- a CDS encoding TlyA family RNA methyltransferase: MATRGSIRLDVALVARGLAPSREKAQRLILAGQVRVGGHKAAKPSQPVRENDVVEVVEREKYVSRGGLKLEHALHYFGVEVAGRVAVDLGASTGGFTDCLLQHGAARVYAVDVGTGQLAWKLRQDARVVVREGTNARYLQPADLGPEFAGADLVVIDCSFISLRKILPAAVRVARAGAGILALVKPQFEAGKAEADRGAGVIRDPAIHERVLRELADFVAGQGNLRWRGLTESPILGPAGNKEFWVWLENESAQNPTGGAAGQPG; this comes from the coding sequence TGGCGCCCAGCCGCGAGAAAGCCCAGCGGCTGATTCTGGCGGGACAGGTGCGGGTGGGGGGGCACAAGGCCGCCAAACCAAGCCAGCCGGTCAGGGAAAACGACGTGGTGGAGGTGGTCGAACGGGAGAAATATGTCAGCCGTGGCGGCCTTAAATTAGAACATGCCCTCCATTATTTTGGCGTGGAGGTGGCGGGCAGGGTGGCGGTGGATTTGGGGGCAAGCACGGGCGGCTTCACTGATTGCCTGTTGCAACACGGCGCGGCGCGGGTGTACGCGGTGGACGTGGGGACGGGTCAGTTGGCCTGGAAGCTGCGGCAGGATGCGCGGGTGGTGGTGCGGGAAGGCACCAATGCGCGTTATTTGCAGCCCGCAGATTTGGGGCCTGAGTTTGCGGGGGCGGACCTGGTGGTTATTGATTGCTCGTTCATCTCCCTGCGCAAGATCCTGCCTGCCGCCGTGCGCGTGGCGCGGGCCGGGGCCGGCATTCTGGCCCTGGTCAAACCGCAGTTTGAGGCGGGCAAGGCCGAGGCCGATCGCGGCGCCGGCGTCATCCGTGATCCCGCCATTCACGAGCGCGTGTTGCGGGAGCTGGCGGATTTCGTGGCAGGCCAGGGTAATTTGCGCTGGCGGGGGCTTACGGAGTCCCCTATTCTGGGGCCCGCAGGCAATAAAGAGTTTTGGGTGTGGCTTGAAAACGAATCCGCACAAAATCCAACGGGTGGGGCTGCTGGCCAACCCGGATAA
- a CDS encoding NAD(+)/NADH kinase yields MKTNPHKIQRVGLLANPDKPNCRAVLHKAERWLRQAGREVLTESGTRRLARLHGECVPTPAELAHACDLLLVFGGDGTMLRAARDVGGAPTPILGVNVGGLGFLTTVSSQGLEAALERVLAGEFDLDVRPLIKATAMHEGRPVAYRALNDFVISRSGGSRLVELEVYVNGEELTRYRCDGLVISSPTGSTAYSLAAGGAIVHPAAQAFALTPICPHTLSNRSVILSLHDVIKVVSLTALPQVMLAADGEPALTLPVGAAVEITRSRRSVRLVRLHGANFFNTLRCKLGWSGAHV; encoded by the coding sequence TTGAAAACGAATCCGCACAAAATCCAACGGGTGGGGCTGCTGGCCAACCCGGATAAACCCAACTGCCGCGCGGTGTTGCACAAGGCCGAACGCTGGCTGCGGCAGGCGGGACGCGAGGTGTTGACGGAGAGCGGCACCCGGCGGCTGGCGCGGCTGCACGGGGAATGTGTGCCCACCCCGGCCGAGCTGGCTCACGCCTGTGATCTGCTGCTGGTTTTTGGCGGGGACGGCACCATGTTGCGGGCGGCGCGGGACGTGGGCGGCGCGCCGACGCCGATTCTGGGGGTGAATGTCGGCGGCCTGGGCTTTCTCACCACCGTTTCTTCCCAGGGCCTGGAGGCGGCGCTGGAGCGGGTGCTGGCCGGGGAGTTTGATCTGGATGTGCGTCCGCTCATCAAAGCCACGGCGATGCACGAGGGGCGGCCGGTGGCCTACCGGGCGCTCAATGATTTTGTGATCAGCCGAAGCGGCGGCTCACGGCTGGTGGAGCTGGAGGTGTATGTGAACGGCGAGGAGCTGACGCGCTACCGTTGTGACGGACTGGTCATCAGCTCGCCCACCGGCTCCACGGCCTACTCGCTGGCGGCAGGGGGCGCGATCGTGCATCCGGCCGCCCAGGCGTTTGCCTTGACGCCCATCTGCCCGCACACGCTTTCCAACCGCTCCGTGATCCTGAGCCTGCATGATGTCATCAAGGTGGTGTCGCTCACCGCCCTGCCGCAGGTGATGCTGGCGGCCGATGGGGAGCCGGCGCTGACCCTGCCGGTGGGCGCGGCGGTGGAAATCACCCGCAGCCGGCGCAGTGTGCGACTGGTGCGGTTGCACGGGGCCAATTTTTTCAACACGCTGCGCTGCAAACTGGGTTGGAGCGGCGCGCACGTCTGA
- a CDS encoding LacI family transcriptional regulator has protein sequence MVRLKDIAARAGVTVMTVSKVMHDAPDVSAATKARIRALAEEMGYMPNAMARGLRSRRTRLLGVVISAVTNPMFGRVLLALEEQAHAHGYDLLLAHTLNDPAREEQVIRRMLSRHVEGLLISPVYRLQPTAPIYEELRRRNVKTVLLGHRAPFCEHLVAVETADFEASRQLTAHLLELGHRRIAYLAGPVISPGNRERLEGHRTALREAGIEPDDRLVFHAGATIEEGEQAAAQLAQEAVRPTALMAVNDLVAIGAARFLLSQGWQIPQDISVAGFGNVLLAEHFRVPLTTVRQPKLRLGRTAFELLLGLLKGEVVQSVRLPAQVIVRQSTAPPPAPAGESSISPAS, from the coding sequence ATGGTACGCTTGAAAGACATAGCTGCCCGGGCGGGGGTGACGGTGATGACCGTCTCGAAGGTGATGCACGACGCGCCGGATGTTTCCGCCGCCACCAAGGCGCGGATTCGGGCCCTGGCCGAGGAGATGGGGTACATGCCCAACGCCATGGCGCGGGGCTTGCGCAGCCGCCGTACCCGGCTGTTGGGGGTGGTCATTTCGGCGGTGACCAATCCGATGTTTGGACGGGTGCTGCTGGCCTTGGAAGAACAGGCCCATGCGCATGGTTATGATTTACTGCTGGCCCATACGTTAAACGATCCCGCGCGGGAGGAGCAGGTGATTCGCCGCATGTTGTCCCGGCATGTGGAGGGGCTGCTCATCAGCCCGGTGTACCGCTTGCAACCCACGGCCCCCATCTACGAGGAGCTGCGCCGGCGCAACGTAAAAACCGTGTTGCTGGGACATCGCGCCCCCTTCTGTGAGCACCTGGTGGCGGTCGAGACGGCGGACTTTGAGGCCAGCCGGCAGTTGACGGCGCATCTGCTGGAGCTGGGGCATCGCCGCATTGCCTACCTGGCCGGGCCGGTGATTTCGCCCGGCAATCGCGAGCGTCTGGAGGGGCACCGGACGGCCTTGCGCGAGGCGGGCATTGAACCGGATGATCGGCTGGTGTTTCACGCCGGGGCCACAATCGAGGAGGGGGAGCAGGCCGCCGCACAACTGGCCCAGGAGGCGGTGCGGCCCACCGCTTTGATGGCAGTGAATGATCTGGTGGCCATTGGTGCGGCCCGGTTTCTCCTGAGTCAGGGCTGGCAAATCCCGCAGGACATTTCGGTGGCCGGCTTTGGCAATGTGCTGCTGGCGGAGCATTTCCGCGTGCCCTTGACGACCGTGCGGCAGCCCAAGTTGCGTTTGGGACGCACGGCTTTTGAATTGTTGCTGGGCTTGCTCAAAGGGGAGGTGGTGCAGTCGGTGCGGCTGCCGGCCCAGGTCATCGTGCGGCAAAGCACGGCGCCTCCCCCGGCGCCGGCCGGCGAATCTTCCATCTCCCCGGCGTCCTGA
- a CDS encoding amidohydrolase family protein, with protein sequence MNWNRRHFVQSTALATAALATSTPGWAAAKSAPAKVSFVDCHTHIYDPTRPQGVPWPPREEGRLYRPVLPAHLRKVSAKHRVAGTIVVEASEWLADNDWVLEQAARDKFILGFVGRLALEDPEFEKHLRRLSRNPLFRGIRVRGAASPKATEKSAERALGLLADFDLTLDFNCLPTQLPAAAQVAKQNPRLRIVINHLANLTIDGKAPPAQWVDAMKAVAEHERVFLKVSGLVEGTRRDDFRAPRELDYYRPVLDAATEIFGINRLIFGSNYPVSELFAPYDIVIGLIEKYFGEKGPETLRLVAMENSRRAYLWKERK encoded by the coding sequence ATGAATTGGAATCGCCGCCACTTTGTGCAATCCACCGCGCTGGCCACCGCCGCGCTGGCCACCAGCACGCCCGGCTGGGCCGCCGCCAAATCCGCCCCGGCCAAAGTTTCCTTTGTGGACTGCCACACCCACATCTATGACCCCACCCGTCCCCAGGGGGTGCCTTGGCCGCCCCGCGAGGAGGGCCGCCTCTACCGCCCCGTGCTGCCGGCGCATCTGCGCAAAGTGTCAGCCAAACACCGCGTGGCGGGCACCATCGTCGTTGAAGCCAGTGAATGGCTGGCCGACAATGATTGGGTGCTTGAGCAGGCCGCCCGGGATAAATTCATCCTGGGCTTTGTGGGCCGGCTGGCTCTGGAAGATCCTGAATTTGAAAAACACCTGCGCCGGCTCAGCCGCAATCCCCTCTTCCGCGGCATCCGCGTGCGCGGCGCCGCCTCGCCCAAGGCCACGGAGAAATCCGCCGAGCGCGCGCTGGGTTTGCTGGCGGACTTCGATTTGACGCTGGATTTCAACTGCCTGCCCACGCAACTGCCGGCGGCCGCGCAGGTGGCCAAACAGAATCCCCGCCTGCGCATCGTCATCAATCACCTGGCCAACCTCACCATTGACGGGAAGGCCCCGCCGGCCCAGTGGGTGGACGCCATGAAAGCGGTGGCGGAGCATGAGCGGGTTTTTCTCAAGGTCTCGGGGCTGGTCGAGGGCACACGCCGCGATGATTTTCGCGCCCCGCGCGAGCTGGACTACTACCGGCCGGTACTGGATGCCGCCACGGAGATTTTTGGCATCAACCGGCTGATCTTCGGCAGCAATTATCCTGTCAGTGAGCTGTTCGCCCCCTACGACATCGTGATCGGGCTTATTGAAAAATACTTCGGCGAGAAAGGCCCCGAAACGCTGCGGCTGGTGGCGATGGAGAATTCCCGGCGGGCCTACTTGTGGAAGGAGCGGAAGTAG
- a CDS encoding ROK family protein → MVGISTAAIPASLRRANERTLLGALMRLGEASRAELAKVAGLSQPTIGKITSELLELGVLLEDDESALPNGVEEAAPKVGRPGRRLRLNDEQQRFLAIELDVAETRLAALPLRMREDNWTHRFATPDSPQAWQAQLARTIKKLSLHGLWGTLISVPGIVDEKAGRVLFSPNLHWSEKVSLPELVQQVVKLPALMIQEIRALALGHLATHPEAQNFLLVDFGQGVGGAIVKQGKLYDNPLPLCGELGHTPVAGNQRLCGCGARGCVETLVSRPGLLRSLAEARHAHRSPSWAELVAEIEQHGMPAWLADSLEAAATVIAGALNVLGLRQVVLPGHLVELPPAVIEYLSRAIERGAMWARFGEVLCTAAPRHRAAGLAVMGMDRLLVPVSHQEGLRSLKARA, encoded by the coding sequence ATGGTTGGAATCAGCACGGCAGCCATACCCGCCTCCCTGCGGCGGGCCAACGAACGCACCCTGCTGGGGGCTTTGATGCGGCTGGGTGAGGCCAGCCGCGCGGAACTGGCCAAGGTGGCCGGACTAAGCCAGCCCACCATCGGCAAAATCACTTCCGAGCTGCTTGAGCTGGGCGTGCTCCTCGAGGACGATGAGTCGGCCCTGCCCAACGGCGTGGAGGAAGCCGCCCCCAAAGTGGGCCGGCCCGGGCGGCGTCTGCGGTTGAACGACGAGCAGCAACGTTTTCTGGCCATCGAGCTGGATGTGGCCGAAACCCGCCTCGCGGCCCTGCCCTTGCGCATGCGCGAGGACAACTGGACCCACCGTTTCGCCACCCCGGATTCTCCCCAGGCCTGGCAGGCACAACTGGCGCGTACCATCAAAAAACTCTCTCTCCACGGATTATGGGGAACGCTCATCAGCGTGCCGGGGATTGTGGATGAAAAAGCCGGCCGGGTGTTGTTTTCCCCCAATCTGCACTGGTCGGAAAAGGTCAGCCTGCCGGAACTGGTGCAGCAGGTGGTCAAACTGCCCGCCCTGATGATTCAGGAAATCCGCGCCCTGGCATTGGGTCACTTGGCCACTCATCCTGAAGCGCAGAACTTTCTCCTGGTGGACTTTGGCCAGGGGGTCGGCGGCGCCATCGTCAAACAGGGCAAGCTCTATGACAATCCCCTGCCCTTGTGCGGCGAGCTGGGCCATACCCCGGTGGCCGGCAACCAGCGCCTGTGCGGTTGCGGCGCCCGTGGCTGCGTGGAGACGCTGGTGTCGCGCCCCGGTTTGCTCCGGAGTCTGGCCGAGGCACGCCACGCCCACCGCAGCCCGTCGTGGGCGGAGCTGGTGGCGGAGATCGAGCAGCACGGCATGCCCGCATGGCTGGCTGATTCCTTGGAGGCCGCCGCCACTGTTATTGCCGGCGCGCTGAATGTGCTGGGACTGCGCCAGGTGGTGCTCCCCGGCCATCTGGTCGAACTGCCCCCCGCCGTCATTGAATATCTCAGCCGGGCCATCGAGCGGGGCGCCATGTGGGCGCGGTTTGGCGAGGTGCTCTGCACTGCCGCGCCGCGGCATCGCGCCGCCGGGCTGGCGGTGATGGGCATGGATCGCCTGCTCGTGCCCGTGTCCCACCAGGAGGGTCTGCGCTCCCTCAAGGCGAGGGCTTGA
- a CDS encoding response regulator transcription factor, translating into MATTLTLISADPAWCARLVPLINESPSFHCVGVYASAAQWCAHCRNSPSDLLLLDVDWREAGWPVEVNRLCLAHAETAVVVVAPDENPERLVAAMAQGACGYVLRHEPPPSLLGKLEQLARGLSPVSAAVARQLIQRVQGQTMASRHLARLSSREKEILEYLALGYPYKQIADQLAISINTVRTYVRRLYAKLEVPCRAHAVLKCQPAPWGAVPPLRAGPAPNTFSALPQRCDLPNERKVV; encoded by the coding sequence ATGGCCACCACCCTCACCCTCATCTCTGCCGATCCGGCCTGGTGCGCCCGGCTGGTTCCTCTGATCAACGAATCGCCCTCGTTTCACTGCGTAGGCGTTTATGCTTCAGCCGCCCAATGGTGCGCGCACTGCCGAAACAGCCCTTCCGATTTGCTGCTGCTGGATGTGGACTGGCGGGAGGCCGGCTGGCCGGTGGAGGTGAATCGCTTGTGCCTGGCCCACGCGGAAACGGCCGTGGTGGTGGTGGCGCCGGACGAAAACCCGGAGCGGCTGGTGGCGGCCATGGCCCAGGGCGCCTGCGGGTATGTGTTGCGGCATGAACCTCCGCCAAGCCTGCTGGGCAAGTTGGAGCAACTGGCGCGGGGCCTGTCGCCTGTCTCCGCCGCAGTGGCACGCCAGCTCATCCAACGGGTGCAGGGTCAGACAATGGCCAGCCGGCATCTGGCCCGGCTTTCCTCGCGGGAAAAAGAGATCCTTGAATACCTGGCCCTGGGTTACCCCTACAAACAGATTGCGGATCAATTGGCCATCAGCATCAACACTGTGCGGACTTACGTCCGCCGGCTCTATGCCAAGCTGGAGGTCCCCTGCCGCGCCCACGCGGTGCTGAAATGCCAGCCTGCGCCGTGGGGGGCCGTGCCACCGTTGCGCGCGGGCCCTGCGCCCAACACCTTCAGCGCCCTGCCGCAAAGATGCGACTTGCCAAATGAGCGCAAAGTGGTTTAA
- a CDS encoding GYF domain-containing protein has product MEAVKYLVRGADQREYGPVELPMVRQWLQEGRLNAASLVRRADNPEWRAVGTIPELADVVIPPPVMVAPAAVAAAPPTAAAGPRVSGLAVGSLVAGLLTPCTLGLSGLLGVALGVAALVKLRREPGRWWGRGLAVAGLAVSLALGLVMLIFLLAVGLPNLYRARETAQRNACLNHLRQIDAAKEQWVRENKQRGAEAPTWEDLVGPGKFFQEKPVCPAGGTYTIGDMMTEPTCSIPTHTLRYPITRRPPR; this is encoded by the coding sequence ATGGAAGCCGTGAAGTACCTGGTACGCGGGGCGGATCAACGTGAATACGGGCCGGTGGAACTGCCGATGGTCCGGCAATGGCTGCAGGAGGGGCGGCTCAACGCGGCCAGTTTGGTGCGCCGTGCCGACAACCCCGAATGGCGGGCGGTGGGCACGATCCCGGAGCTTGCGGATGTGGTGATTCCCCCGCCGGTGATGGTGGCGCCCGCGGCGGTGGCCGCCGCCCCGCCAACCGCCGCGGCAGGGCCGCGCGTGAGCGGCCTGGCGGTTGGCTCCCTGGTGGCTGGGCTGTTAACGCCGTGCACGCTGGGTTTGTCCGGCTTGTTGGGCGTGGCGCTGGGGGTGGCGGCGTTGGTGAAGCTGCGGCGCGAGCCGGGCCGCTGGTGGGGGCGCGGGCTGGCGGTGGCGGGGCTGGCCGTATCGCTCGCCCTGGGGCTGGTGATGCTGATCTTCCTGTTGGCGGTGGGGCTGCCGAATCTCTACCGGGCGCGCGAAACCGCCCAGCGCAATGCCTGTCTCAACCATTTGCGGCAGATTGATGCGGCCAAGGAGCAGTGGGTGCGCGAAAACAAGCAGCGGGGAGCCGAGGCGCCCACGTGGGAGGACCTGGTGGGGCCGGGCAAATTTTTTCAGGAGAAACCCGTTTGCCCTGCCGGCGGCACCTACACGATTGGGGACATGATGACCGAGCCGACGTGCTCGATCCCCACACACACCCTGCGATACCCCATCACGCGCCGCCCGCCGCGTTAA
- the shc gene encoding squalene--hopene cyclase: MEQAMARSQQYLLSQQRDGCYWIGELIVDVTLVADMVAYHHWNGKVDPEWQRKAVNHIFSLQLPEGGWNIYYGGPSEVNATIKAYLALKLAGVPITDPRMLKAREVAKNLGGVPRMNTFSKLYLALLGLYPWKYVPTIPCEVILLGKWFHVNFHDMSNWTRAMLVPLAIINHFKPTRRPNPPVDLDELYPDGYQEHQLALAPDPKWFTWRNFFLWLDKLHKFAELWARAGIHPFRRTALKRAEKWMLERFEGSDGLAAIFPAMLNSLIALKALGYPDDHPEVVRAERELKKLEHEEKDTVRIEPCLSPVWDTAITLIALRESGVPADHPQLVAATRWLMDREIRFRGDWVHKNPAPVEPSGWVFEFNNKWNPDVDDTAMVLLGLRLVPTDDPRRRDEVFQRGYKWMLSFQCKDGGWAAFDKDCTKSVLTKVPFADHNAMLDPECADITARILEVMGKVGTPLTDPQVQHALEYLRKEQQPDGSWFGRWGVNYIYGTWQTLRGLSALNYPMHEPWLLRARDWLESVQHEDGGWGERCNTYDDPVFKGQGPSTASQTAWALMGLLAFGDPDRPSIRRGVEYLIRTQNPDGSWSEDETTGTGFPQVFYLKYDMYRNNWPLLALAEYKKLLEAKAAAEGPNGRRHPQAIGADAVNANSSRRA, encoded by the coding sequence CTGGAGCAAGCCATGGCGCGTTCGCAACAATACCTGCTGAGCCAGCAGCGGGACGGTTGCTATTGGATTGGTGAGTTGATTGTGGACGTCACCCTGGTGGCGGACATGGTGGCCTACCACCATTGGAATGGCAAAGTGGACCCGGAGTGGCAGCGCAAGGCGGTCAACCACATCTTTTCGCTGCAACTGCCCGAGGGCGGCTGGAACATCTATTACGGCGGCCCCTCGGAGGTGAACGCCACCATCAAGGCCTACCTGGCCTTGAAACTGGCCGGCGTGCCCATCACTGATCCCCGCATGCTCAAAGCGCGCGAAGTTGCCAAAAACCTCGGCGGCGTGCCGCGCATGAACACGTTTTCCAAACTCTATCTGGCGCTGCTGGGGTTGTATCCGTGGAAATACGTGCCCACCATTCCCTGCGAGGTCATCCTCCTGGGCAAATGGTTTCACGTCAACTTCCACGACATGAGCAACTGGACCCGCGCCATGCTCGTGCCGTTGGCCATCATCAATCATTTCAAGCCCACCCGCCGGCCCAACCCGCCGGTGGATTTGGACGAGCTTTACCCGGACGGCTACCAGGAGCATCAGTTGGCTTTGGCCCCCGATCCCAAATGGTTCACCTGGCGCAATTTCTTCCTGTGGCTCGACAAACTGCACAAGTTTGCCGAGCTGTGGGCGCGGGCCGGCATCCATCCCTTCCGGCGCACGGCGCTCAAACGCGCCGAGAAATGGATGCTCGAGCGCTTCGAAGGCAGTGACGGGCTGGCCGCCATCTTTCCGGCCATGCTCAACTCGCTCATCGCCCTCAAGGCGCTGGGCTACCCCGATGACCATCCGGAAGTGGTGCGCGCGGAGCGGGAGCTGAAAAAGCTGGAGCACGAAGAAAAAGACACCGTGCGCATCGAGCCATGTCTTTCGCCTGTGTGGGACACGGCCATCACGCTCATCGCCTTGCGCGAGTCCGGCGTGCCCGCCGATCATCCCCAACTGGTGGCCGCCACCCGCTGGCTCATGGATCGCGAAATCCGCTTCCGGGGGGACTGGGTGCATAAAAACCCCGCGCCCGTCGAACCCAGCGGCTGGGTCTTTGAGTTCAACAACAAATGGAATCCGGACGTGGACGACACCGCCATGGTCCTGCTGGGCCTGCGCCTGGTTCCCACCGATGACCCCCGCCGCCGGGATGAAGTCTTTCAGCGCGGGTACAAGTGGATGCTCTCCTTCCAGTGCAAAGACGGCGGCTGGGCCGCCTTTGACAAGGATTGCACCAAGAGCGTGCTCACCAAGGTGCCCTTTGCGGATCACAACGCCATGTTGGACCCGGAATGCGCCGACATCACCGCCCGCATCCTGGAAGTCATGGGCAAGGTGGGCACCCCGCTCACCGATCCCCAGGTGCAACACGCGCTCGAATATCTCCGGAAGGAGCAGCAGCCGGACGGCTCCTGGTTTGGGCGATGGGGCGTGAATTACATTTACGGCACGTGGCAGACCCTCCGCGGGCTCTCCGCCCTGAACTATCCCATGCACGAGCCCTGGCTCTTGCGCGCCCGGGACTGGCTCGAAAGCGTGCAACACGAAGACGGCGGCTGGGGGGAACGCTGCAACACTTACGATGACCCGGTCTTCAAAGGCCAGGGCCCGAGCACGGCCTCCCAAACCGCCTGGGCCTTGATGGGTTTGCTGGCCTTCGGCGACCCCGACCGCCCCAGCATCCGCCGCGGCGTCGAATATCTGATCCGCACCCAGAACCCGGACGGCTCGTGGTCGGAGGACGAGACCACCGGCACCGGTTTCCCCCAGGTGTTCTACCTGAAATACGACATGTACCGGAACAACTGGCCGCTGCTCGCGCTGGCGGAATACAAGAAGCTGTTGGAGGCCAAAGCCGCCGCTGAAGGTCCCAACGGCCGCCGCCATCCACAGGCCATCGGCGCCGACGCTGTGAACGCCAACTCTTCGCGCCGGGCTTAA
- a CDS encoding tetratricopeptide repeat protein, whose product MPEKTINEIPPAVREIFEKGKVALQRNILDYAFIHFEQVLAREPGFYECRELLRAAQFKKAGAKAGLFKKVIGAASSQPLVAKAQLAMRKDPIEAIAIAEQILNNDPHNSAAHRVLAEAALAADFPRTAILSLEILAKASPKDRALRLQLAEAYQRIHQIAKAEAIYSEMLKANPNDAEVAQAYKNLSARRTLDETGFGALADGQGSYRDVLKDKEEAVALEQESRQVKTEDVTTQLIREKEERLAREPNNLKVLRDLAELHAQKKDYDKALEYYERIRNSEGGADPSLEKAIADTNLKRFDYLIESLDPNIPEQAQQIAQLQAQKQEFQLNDARQRVEKYPTDLQLRFELGVLYFNAGKISEAIQEFQKAQNNPARRIAAMSYLAQCFARRGMNDLAARKFQEALKEKVTFDDEKKELLYALGCVLEKMGKKEEAIEQFKLIYEADIGYKDVAAKVDAYYASQG is encoded by the coding sequence ATGCCTGAGAAAACCATCAATGAAATCCCGCCGGCAGTGCGCGAGATTTTTGAGAAGGGCAAGGTTGCCCTGCAACGCAACATCCTGGATTACGCGTTCATTCATTTCGAGCAGGTCCTGGCCCGCGAACCCGGTTTCTACGAGTGCCGCGAGCTGCTGCGGGCCGCCCAGTTCAAGAAAGCGGGGGCCAAAGCGGGGCTGTTCAAGAAGGTGATCGGCGCCGCCAGCTCGCAACCGCTGGTGGCCAAAGCCCAATTGGCCATGCGCAAAGACCCCATCGAAGCCATCGCCATTGCCGAACAAATCTTGAACAACGACCCGCATAATTCCGCCGCCCACCGCGTGCTGGCCGAGGCCGCCCTGGCGGCGGATTTTCCGCGCACCGCCATCTTGTCGCTGGAAATTCTCGCCAAGGCCTCGCCCAAAGACCGCGCCCTGCGCCTGCAACTGGCCGAGGCCTACCAGCGCATCCATCAGATCGCCAAGGCGGAGGCCATCTACAGCGAAATGCTGAAGGCCAACCCCAACGATGCGGAAGTGGCCCAGGCCTACAAAAATCTCTCCGCCCGGCGCACCCTGGATGAAACGGGCTTTGGCGCGCTGGCCGATGGTCAGGGCAGTTACCGCGACGTCCTCAAAGACAAGGAGGAAGCCGTGGCCCTGGAGCAGGAAAGCCGGCAGGTGAAAACCGAAGATGTCACCACGCAGCTCATCCGGGAAAAAGAGGAGCGCCTGGCGCGCGAGCCCAACAATCTGAAAGTGCTGCGCGATCTGGCCGAGCTGCATGCGCAGAAGAAGGATTACGACAAGGCCCTCGAATACTACGAGCGCATCCGCAATTCCGAAGGCGGGGCGGATCCCTCGCTGGAAAAGGCCATCGCGGACACCAACCTGAAACGGTTTGATTATCTCATCGAATCGCTGGATCCGAACATCCCGGAGCAGGCGCAGCAGATCGCGCAGCTTCAGGCCCAGAAACAGGAGTTTCAGTTGAACGATGCCCGCCAGCGGGTGGAGAAATATCCCACCGACCTGCAGCTCCGCTTCGAGCTGGGCGTGCTCTACTTCAACGCGGGCAAGATCAGCGAGGCCATCCAGGAGTTTCAGAAAGCGCAAAACAATCCCGCCCGCCGCATTGCGGCCATGAGTTATCTGGCCCAGTGCTTCGCCCGCCGCGGCATGAATGACCTGGCCGCCCGCAAATTCCAGGAGGCCCTCAAGGAAAAAGTGACCTTCGACGACGAAAAGAAGGAGCTGCTGTACGCCCTGGGTTGCGTGCTCGAGAAAATGGGCAAGAAGGAGGAGGCCATCGAGCAGTTCAAGCTCATCTACGAGGCGGACATCGGCTACAAGGACGTGGCCGCCAAGGTGGACGCCTACTACGCCAGCCAGGGCTGA